In Lysinibacillus sp. 2017, the DNA window AGCTCGTTTTTGCATCATGCCGCGCTCATTTTTCAACTCATCAAAAGTCATACCCGTTATATATGACAAAAAGGCCGGATAAAGAGGCAAGGTGCATGGCGATATAAAACTTAAAAACCCAGCACCGAATGCCAAGAAGATATTTAAATCTGTATTCATGTTGTCTTCGATCTCCCTTACATTGATGCCTCAATCGTACCAAATTTTACAGAACATTACTGCTTTTTAATATGTGAACTTTTTTTGACGAAGCTGTGAGACATATGTGAAGAAGTAAAAAGCATCGTATTCAAGAAATACCTGACGAAAAAGATATACTAACGAACCATATCAATGAAAAATAAAGTGGACATGATAATGGCCGTAAAAATAATGACAATAGCAATAGTTATCGACTGAAATTTTAAAACCCAACGCATTACATTTTCGTTCGGGTGATTTTCTTTCCATTTTAAAGCTGCTTTCATATTAATGAACCAGCAATGTAGCGTAATGAAAAAGGATGGCACCAAAAATAGAGCCAATACAAAAGTGAATTGTTGTAAAAACGTCTCAAATAGGCCGTAGCTAATAATATAATAAGGCAAAATAAACCAGAATACTGAAGTGACGATTAAGACAATTGCGACAAGAAAATGGAGCCATAAATATTCTAAGTGAGTCTGACGAAAATATTTTAATGCCGTTTGCAATACGATCACCTACTCTTTTTTGTTTATGTTTCCTCCATTTCAAATATTAAAACCTCTTTTTTAATCTATTTCATTCAAAATTCTCTTGATCAATCCAAAATAACCGTCTAACTTTTCCCATTCCTAACTTCACTTTATTTTTTGGCTCTGTTAAATTTAATTGTTGTTTTTAAATAATTTGGGGAATCTGATTTATTGTGATTTCCCATTTTGGGTATAGTAAGAAAAATATGAATTTACAACAATAAGGAATATACACGATTTTATGCAAGATAGAGAACACTTCCAACAAGCAAAATACAGTTGTATCAACCATTTGAGCCATCTGTATAAAATATGGTATAAAAAACATTCACAAGAAAAAGCACGAAACGCTGTTAAATCAACGTTTGTGCCTTTTTAAACTGTCCCCAAACTTTCATTTGGGAACGTTTTTTAGGTTTATTTTGCATACTTTATAAATCCTGTTGTACTAAAGCACGCTGATAGTTTAAGTAGAATCCTTCACAATCTCTTCTACATGTATTGCTCCAAAATCTAATTGATTAGAAGAAAACGCCATCTTATTAAAGAGAAGATGTTTTATTGTCTTTCAAGTTACACCTATTTCCAATCAGATATTACCCCGAATGTAGATGCTTTAATGTATGTTTGCCCTTGTAATAACTCTAATTGCTCTGATGTGCCAGTTACTACGGCCCCAATAATTTTTACATCACTTTTATCTAAAGTGCCATTTTCCCCTATTAAAGATTGATATACTTGGTCTATTTCCCACTCAAAGTTCTTACTTTCTCGAAGACCCTCAATGTTTCCAATAAAAGAGCCAATCTCATCGTTTTGAGATTGTTGAGCTTTTGGTTTTGATTGCTCTGAATGAAATCCATAAATGAACGGAGAATCAGATTGAATGGTACCCTGTGCTTGCCTCATAAAATCTAATCGCTCATTTGTATAGGCATCTACCCACCACCACACTACCTGCACATTAGGAGGGAGAATACTTTTAATTTCATCAAGATTATATGCTTGATTAAAAGATAAGCCGATTTCTACTAAAGTGTTTTCTTCAAATTGATTTAGCTCACTTAGGCTATCCTTATAAATATCATATGATATTTCAGGATGATAAAACAGCATCTCTCTATCACCAGTGTAAGCATTAAACCTTTCGAGTTGATGTGATTCTATGAGTGATTCAGATCCATCTAATTGAATTGATCCATATAAACCGTAATTTCGCGTAAAAGTACCGAACAAATTGTAACTTCCTTCAATTGGCTCCCAAATATAAGGTCTGTTTCCAAGTACCTTATAGGTCTTTATCTGTATTTCTCCTCCTAACCAATTAGGATTATATGTTTGATTACTAATATGAACATTAGGTGCACTGATTTTGTTAAACTGCACAATATCATCCATTGTTTTATGGGCATTATAAGATGACAACTGACTAAAACTATACAATAAAATTACTAGAACAATTGGCGTAACAATTATCGTAATGCCAATAATTTTTATCGTTGACCAAAACTTAGCTTTTCTCATTATTTTTTTTGCTTGATTTTCATCAAATAAGAAACTATTTTGATTCTTATTCATAATAAACATCCTCCTCAAATCGTCCTATAAACTTTTCCTTTGCGCGTCTGACATGGGTTTTTAGCGTATTCTCATTCATGTTCATTAAAGCTGAAATCTCTTTGTACGATAATCCCAACTCATATTTTAGAATTAATAATTCTTGATGCAAGATGGACAGCGTTTTTAGCGTGTCTCGTACGTCCTTTGATTTTTCTTTTTTCAAAATCTGCATTTCTGGGAGATTAGTCAATGCTGTTAGCTGAACTCCATCAATATCGGTTGTTGGATGGCGCTTGTCTTTTCTCTTGAGGTCATAAAACTGGTTGGTAGCTACACGGTATAACCAGCTCATTACTTTTTCCGATTGAATCCCATTTTTATATAATAAAAATTTATAACATGTATCTTGAACAATATCTTCTGCATCCTCATGGGCTAGTCCACGTTTTCTCAAATAGCAATATAACATAGTTCCTACTTGCTGCAGAAATTCATTCATTGATTGCTTTGCCATGTCTACCTCCCTTCTGCCTATACAACGCAGAACCTAAAGAAAAGTTTACATATTATGAAAAAATCTCATTAATTATTTTTATTTAATGAAAGTAAACAAAAAAGGAAGATATATAAATTCACTAATAGTTTAATTGCTCTTTTGTAATTCCTTTAGACTGCGTTGCTCCACAATCTGGCTCGATTGCTGAACAAGCTAAAAATTTTTAACCTGCTGATTTGCAACCCTTTGCCCACGTTAGTTGAGGTAAAAGTTTTCCAAACAGTGGTTTGAGGACATACTGTTCATAAGCAGTCAAAATCCCCCTATTCAATTGAATGGGGGGATTGGTTCCCTAACTTGATTTGGGAACGTTATTTTGAATGATTCTGCATACTTTATAAATCCTTGTTGCACTAAAGGGCACCCGTTAGTTTAATAAGAACAGAGACGCTTATTAAACAATCACGCCCGATTTTTGGTTTTTTATTTATTGACAAACAGCTCATCTACCGTAGTTTCTAATGCACTTGCTATGTTAAATGCTAATTGCAAAGTAGGGTCGTATTTATCATTCTCAATTGCATTTATTGTTTGTCTGGATACCTTACAGAGCCTAGCTAGTTCTTCTTGGGATAATTCAGCTGATTTCCTTAATTTTCTAATGTGATTTTTCATTTAACCACCGTATTTCTTCCTAAAAAATAGTAATGAAATTAAATATATAATGGAAGTCGTTATGAGAAAGGTAAATGGGTTTATACCCTCATACGAACCATCTTTCCAAATATTTATATATATTTTTTTAAAAAGTTCAATTATCGCGTATCCGATTACTATTGCAAAGGAGTAGGACTGGGCTTTCATTTTGATAAGGTTTTTTCTTTCGTCACCCAATTGTGGTAAAGATACAAGAGTACTGATAATCAAAATAACACTAATCCCTATGATAATAAAAAGAACAGTTAAAACAATCCAGTCCATATTTTATTTCCTCCCTCTATAAATGTTGATATATCAATGGCTCGCGCCATTTTTGAGTGTTCAAAAAATTTTTTTCGACACGTACATCTATCTTTATTTTGTAATTATTGATTTTTTTAACAATACACCTGAAAGCTTCGCTAAATTAATTCCCTTTTAATGGTAATTAATCCCTTGATCCAGTACGTTATTTTGATGCACATTTGGATCTCTGCGTTGCTTATGATGACGGACCCTCCCATGTCTCTAGGCGTCTAATTGCGCGTACATTCCTTCGTTCGGTCTATTCATAAGGCAGAGGCTGGCGATGCTCCTCAGGGGACTCGTTGCTATTTGTGCACGGTCGAATGGAATAAATAGTGCCGGCTTCTCCGTGTCATCCTCTTGGTTGGACTTTTGATGAAGTACGTTTAAGCAGCTGCTTGAAGACTGGCGAAATCGTTCATCATTTGTTGTACGTTAAACATTGTTTTCTTTTTACACAAGGCATGTAAAATCTTGAGTAACTTGCCACACAGGACGACAATCGATTGCTTCTTGCGAAGTGGATTCACTGTACGTGTTGTGTAGTATTCATGTAATTGCTTAAATGCTTGATTATGTCGAATTAGGGGCATCATCACACGAAACAAGAGTGCTCGTAGCTTACGTCTTCCTCGTTTAGAAATGCGCTTTTGTCCCTTTTGCT includes these proteins:
- a CDS encoding anti sigma factor C-terminal domain-containing protein; the protein is MNKNQNSFLFDENQAKKIMRKAKFWSTIKIIGITIIVTPIVLVILLYSFSQLSSYNAHKTMDDIVQFNKISAPNVHISNQTYNPNWLGGEIQIKTYKVLGNRPYIWEPIEGSYNLFGTFTRNYGLYGSIQLDGSESLIESHQLERFNAYTGDREMLFYHPEISYDIYKDSLSELNQFEENTLVEIGLSFNQAYNLDEIKSILPPNVQVVWWWVDAYTNERLDFMRQAQGTIQSDSPFIYGFHSEQSKPKAQQSQNDEIGSFIGNIEGLRESKNFEWEIDQVYQSLIGENGTLDKSDVKIIGAVVTGTSEQLELLQGQTYIKASTFGVISDWK
- a CDS encoding RNA polymerase sigma factor gives rise to the protein MAKQSMNEFLQQVGTMLYCYLRKRGLAHEDAEDIVQDTCYKFLLYKNGIQSEKVMSWLYRVATNQFYDLKRKDKRHPTTDIDGVQLTALTNLPEMQILKKEKSKDVRDTLKTLSILHQELLILKYELGLSYKEISALMNMNENTLKTHVRRAKEKFIGRFEEDVYYE
- a CDS encoding helix-turn-helix transcriptional regulator, whose translation is MKNHIRKLRKSAELSQEELARLCKVSRQTINAIENDKYDPTLQLAFNIASALETTVDELFVNK
- a CDS encoding DUF2178 domain-containing protein, which translates into the protein MDWIVLTVLFIIIGISVILIISTLVSLPQLGDERKNLIKMKAQSYSFAIVIGYAIIELFKKIYINIWKDGSYEGINPFTFLITTSIIYLISLLFFRKKYGG